In the genome of bacterium, one region contains:
- a CDS encoding MBL fold metallo-hydrolase, whose translation MQIQYFGLSSFKITTKEATIITDPFDKESGLTPPRGAADILILAEKANKLYNAVSGVSGEPFLINDPGEYDIKGVTVTGIPLEQDPGRYVTVYLIESEDIAILNLTHIREWNIKENDLEDLGEIDILILPVGSNSVLTPKIASQIVHDIQPKIVIPSHYEIPGLKLPNEKIDVFLKQYGAKSEPIEKLNIKKKDLTEEKTQMILLDPLR comes from the coding sequence ATGCAAATCCAATATTTCGGCCTTTCTAGCTTCAAAATTACGACTAAGGAAGCCACTATAATTACCGACCCATTCGATAAAGAATCCGGTCTGACTCCGCCCCGCGGTGCAGCCGATATCCTGATTCTGGCCGAAAAAGCCAACAAGCTCTATAACGCCGTATCCGGAGTTTCGGGGGAGCCTTTTTTAATTAACGATCCTGGCGAATACGATATAAAAGGAGTGACCGTAACCGGAATTCCATTGGAGCAAGACCCTGGCCGCTACGTAACAGTTTACCTCATTGAAAGCGAAGATATCGCCATTCTCAACTTAACCCACATCCGCGAGTGGAATATCAAAGAGAATGATTTAGAAGACTTGGGAGAAATCGACATCCTCATTTTGCCGGTTGGCAGCAACAGCGTTCTAACTCCTAAAATTGCTTCGCAAATTGTTCATGACATCCAGCCAAAAATTGTCATTCCGTCTCATTACGAAATTCCTGGGCTCAAACTGCCAAACGAAAAAATTGACGTGTTCTTAAAGCAATACGGCGCTAAGTCTGAGCCGATCGAAAAACTTAACATCAAGAAAAAAGATTTAACGGAAGAAAAAACTCAGATGATATTATTAGACCCGCTTCGCTAA